In Microbacterium maritypicum, the following are encoded in one genomic region:
- a CDS encoding PadR family transcriptional regulator, producing the protein MSVRQSLLAILDQGPCYGYQLRHEFDRRTGSTWPLNVGQIYNTLERLERDGLVERGDADEQGHVYWQITDAGSAEVAQWLSSPVVRTQATRDELAIKLAVAATLPGVDVAAVIQSQRTASLRQLQSLQRAKYAGGDADGPEELSWALVVDSMIFAAEAEVRWLDHTEQRLALHPRQAMALELATERPKRGRPAKAGAPFADAAPSL; encoded by the coding sequence ATGTCGGTACGTCAGAGCCTGCTCGCGATCCTCGATCAGGGCCCCTGCTACGGCTATCAGCTGCGGCACGAATTCGACCGTCGCACCGGTTCCACCTGGCCGCTGAACGTCGGACAGATCTACAACACGCTCGAGCGTCTCGAGCGTGACGGCCTCGTCGAGCGCGGGGATGCCGACGAGCAGGGTCATGTGTACTGGCAGATCACGGATGCCGGCTCCGCCGAGGTCGCGCAGTGGCTCTCCTCCCCCGTGGTGCGGACGCAGGCGACGCGGGACGAGCTCGCGATCAAGCTCGCCGTGGCCGCGACGCTTCCCGGAGTCGACGTCGCAGCGGTCATCCAGTCGCAGCGCACGGCGTCGCTGCGACAGCTGCAGTCCCTGCAGCGGGCGAAGTACGCCGGCGGTGACGCCGACGGTCCGGAGGAGCTCTCCTGGGCGCTGGTCGTCGATTCGATGATCTTCGCCGCGGAGGCCGAGGTGCGGTGGCTCGACCACACGGAACAGCGCCTCGCCCTGCACCCGCGACAGGCGATGGCGCTCGAACTCGCGACCGAGCGCCCCAAGCGCGGGCGGCCCGCGAAAGCTGGTGCTCCCTTCGCGGATGCGGCTCCCTCACTGTGA
- a CDS encoding ABC transporter ATP-binding protein, with product MSAETVLRLVGVTQQYGNGATAVSALSGVDLEVRRGELVAVMGASGSGKSTLLAIAGGLARPTTGEVVIEGAFLSEQSAAEVARLRRRSLGFVFQDFNLIPTLTAIENVTLPLELDGFRTRVARRAGKDALQSVGLADKLDSYPDDLSGGQQQRIAIARAVVGGRRLILADEPTGALDSVTGELVLRMLRGRVDAGAAGILVTHEARHAAFADRIVFLRDGRIVDETRRDDAEVLLSGTGR from the coding sequence GTGAGCGCCGAGACGGTCCTGCGACTGGTCGGGGTGACGCAGCAGTACGGGAACGGCGCGACGGCGGTGTCGGCACTCTCGGGTGTCGACCTGGAGGTTCGCCGCGGGGAGCTCGTCGCCGTCATGGGTGCCTCCGGCTCCGGCAAGTCGACTCTGCTCGCCATAGCCGGCGGTCTCGCTCGACCCACCACCGGTGAAGTCGTCATCGAGGGCGCGTTCCTCAGCGAACAGAGCGCCGCGGAGGTCGCCCGCCTGCGTCGACGTTCCCTCGGTTTCGTCTTCCAGGACTTCAATCTGATCCCCACGCTCACCGCCATCGAGAACGTGACACTCCCGCTGGAACTCGACGGCTTCCGCACCCGGGTCGCCCGCCGCGCGGGGAAGGACGCTCTGCAGTCCGTCGGCCTGGCGGACAAGCTCGACTCCTATCCGGACGATCTCTCCGGAGGTCAGCAGCAGCGCATCGCGATCGCTCGCGCCGTGGTCGGCGGACGACGACTCATCCTCGCCGACGAGCCGACGGGCGCATTGGATTCCGTCACCGGCGAACTGGTGCTCCGGATGCTCCGCGGACGAGTGGATGCGGGTGCGGCGGGCATCCTCGTCACGCACGAGGCGCGCCATGCGGCATTCGCCGACCGGATCGTGTTTCTCCGGGACGGGAGGATCGTCGACGAGACCCGGCGCGACGACGCCGAGGTGCTGCTGAGCGGGACGGGCCGATGA
- a CDS encoding FtsX-like permease family protein, with amino-acid sequence MTATVERPETRTSDRPSSSVRRPGRRARWRVAARLAHRQLRRTLLSSALIGTLVLLPIAAMTAYAVIGASMIGTPQERVTAELGQMEAWVSVGGIPDSGFWQSPIDPTWTGYPDNSGNTPEGTPIADPTAALPSGTEAIRVVESTVRVQTPDGVTGMPAWGGEVWDERFEGRYELLDGATARSGREIMATPAALERLGIAIGDEVVVTDGDRSYTVVGTLDSAVLSDATSALFLPASAGLSGDARWYLPDLSLNWPEVEKLNEDGVVAYSRSVIQEPPVLSDKTRGGWSGADDGALWTVLIVLIAGGLFAAYVVVMLAGAAFAVAARRQQRSLAVAASVGAAPADLRRVILLQGTALGLISGILGLALGVGAAAVTMALLADGSATQFWGFHVPWLILAGILTFSVLVGTASAVLPARTVARTDTLSALRGARRPQRPRASRPIWGSILLILGVALTIGSAFAILAIEVTDLPWDSPLRAIPPFGIVIGPILVQIGILLSGRWLLWITAKALSPVSVAARIAARDAAANSSRTVPAFAAIAATVFVAVFAMSQTSMQNAWTARDWAYQAPVGTLAIAIQPTGAESTVDSSVASEATDAGIALADSVGASGTAVIARQPEVWGYANSLDIPADETRVIAVMPDRHLFDPEVENSFTANGQNRPNPIAVVSVDELDEALGITVSSAQRAAYRDGAAIVTDPQYVTDGTIDVGAWSGRDVYDGKAPDNIWTAWEDGPSRGEPLWERKVDAIALELPHQAVAVAVAPETAAEFEMATRPSMVIAAFDAPVPVEVRDRVQENADALGTADWILSPYFENGPPDDSLWIVPILSAVGVLVLGASGVALSLARFERRPDDATLSAIGGTNGLRRRVGLWQGLIIAGFGTLAGAVAGVLPPIGFAIQSRGVLLIPDIPWGVLALLAVALPLAIAAVSWLIPPRRAELTRRTAIA; translated from the coding sequence ATGACCGCGACCGTCGAGCGACCGGAGACGAGGACGTCCGACCGCCCCTCCTCGTCCGTCCGACGGCCGGGAAGACGCGCCCGCTGGCGCGTCGCCGCCCGGCTTGCGCACCGGCAGCTGCGACGCACCCTGCTGTCGAGCGCCCTCATCGGCACGCTCGTCCTGCTCCCGATCGCAGCCATGACCGCCTACGCGGTCATAGGGGCGAGCATGATCGGCACCCCGCAGGAACGCGTGACCGCGGAACTGGGACAGATGGAGGCATGGGTCTCGGTGGGCGGTATACCGGACAGCGGATTCTGGCAGTCCCCCATCGACCCCACGTGGACGGGATATCCCGACAACTCCGGCAATACCCCCGAGGGGACGCCGATCGCCGATCCGACCGCTGCGCTGCCGTCCGGCACCGAGGCGATCCGGGTCGTCGAGTCCACCGTGCGTGTGCAGACTCCCGACGGCGTGACCGGGATGCCCGCGTGGGGAGGCGAGGTCTGGGATGAGCGCTTCGAGGGACGGTACGAGCTTCTCGACGGGGCGACCGCGCGGTCCGGCCGCGAGATCATGGCGACCCCGGCCGCACTCGAGCGGCTCGGGATCGCGATCGGTGACGAGGTCGTCGTCACCGACGGCGACCGCAGCTACACCGTCGTCGGAACCCTGGACTCGGCGGTCCTCTCCGATGCGACCTCCGCGCTCTTCCTGCCGGCGAGCGCCGGACTCTCGGGCGACGCCCGCTGGTATCTCCCCGACCTGTCGCTCAACTGGCCGGAGGTCGAGAAGCTGAACGAAGACGGTGTGGTCGCCTACTCGCGGTCGGTGATCCAGGAGCCGCCGGTCCTCTCGGACAAGACGAGGGGCGGGTGGTCCGGAGCAGACGACGGCGCCCTGTGGACGGTGCTCATCGTACTCATCGCCGGCGGGCTCTTCGCCGCGTACGTCGTCGTGATGCTGGCGGGCGCCGCCTTCGCGGTCGCCGCACGCCGCCAGCAGCGGTCTCTCGCCGTCGCCGCGAGCGTGGGAGCCGCGCCGGCCGACCTCCGCCGGGTCATCCTGCTCCAGGGCACGGCCCTGGGCCTCATCTCCGGCATTCTCGGTCTCGCCCTCGGCGTCGGGGCAGCCGCGGTGACGATGGCACTCCTCGCCGACGGATCGGCCACCCAGTTCTGGGGCTTCCACGTGCCGTGGCTGATCCTGGCGGGGATCCTGACCTTCTCGGTGCTGGTGGGAACCGCATCCGCAGTGCTTCCCGCACGCACGGTCGCCCGCACCGACACCCTCAGTGCGCTGCGCGGCGCGCGTCGTCCGCAGAGACCCCGTGCGTCGCGACCGATCTGGGGATCGATCCTGCTGATCCTCGGCGTCGCGCTCACGATCGGCAGCGCGTTCGCGATCCTCGCCATCGAGGTCACGGATCTGCCGTGGGACTCGCCGCTGCGGGCTATTCCTCCGTTCGGCATCGTCATCGGGCCGATCCTCGTGCAGATCGGCATCTTGCTCTCCGGTCGCTGGCTGCTGTGGATCACCGCCAAAGCGCTCTCGCCCGTCAGCGTCGCCGCTCGCATCGCCGCCCGCGACGCCGCGGCGAACTCCTCACGCACGGTTCCCGCTTTCGCTGCGATCGCCGCGACCGTCTTCGTCGCGGTCTTCGCCATGAGCCAGACCTCCATGCAGAACGCGTGGACCGCGCGGGATTGGGCCTACCAGGCTCCGGTCGGCACCCTCGCCATCGCGATCCAGCCGACCGGAGCGGAGTCGACCGTCGACTCCTCCGTCGCTTCCGAGGCGACCGACGCGGGAATCGCGCTCGCGGACAGCGTGGGGGCGTCCGGCACGGCCGTGATCGCCCGCCAGCCCGAGGTGTGGGGCTACGCGAACTCCCTCGACATCCCCGCGGACGAGACGAGGGTCATCGCCGTGATGCCGGACCGTCATCTTTTCGACCCGGAGGTCGAGAACTCGTTCACGGCGAACGGACAGAACCGACCGAACCCGATCGCGGTGGTCTCGGTGGACGAGCTCGACGAGGCCCTCGGCATCACGGTGAGTTCCGCACAGCGCGCCGCCTACCGAGACGGCGCCGCGATCGTCACCGACCCGCAGTACGTCACCGACGGCACGATCGACGTCGGGGCCTGGAGCGGCCGCGATGTGTACGACGGGAAGGCGCCCGACAACATCTGGACCGCATGGGAAGACGGACCATCACGTGGCGAGCCGCTCTGGGAGCGGAAGGTCGACGCCATCGCACTCGAGCTCCCCCACCAGGCCGTCGCGGTAGCGGTCGCCCCGGAGACGGCGGCGGAGTTCGAGATGGCGACGCGTCCCAGCATGGTGATCGCCGCGTTCGACGCCCCCGTGCCGGTGGAGGTACGCGACCGCGTGCAGGAGAACGCCGATGCGCTGGGCACAGCAGACTGGATCCTCTCCCCGTACTTCGAGAACGGCCCGCCCGACGACTCGCTGTGGATCGTGCCGATCCTGAGCGCCGTGGGTGTCCTCGTCCTCGGCGCGAGCGGGGTGGCCCTGAGCCTGGCGCGGTTCGAGCGCCGCCCCGACGACGCCACGCTCTCCGCGATCGGCGGCACGAACGGGCTCCGTCGCCGGGTCGGCCTCTGGCAGGGACTCATCATCGCCGGGTTCGGTACTCTCGCGGGTGCGGTGGCCGGGGTGCTCCCCCCGATCGGGTTCGCGATCCAGTCGCGAGGCGTTCTTCTGATCCCCGACATCCCCTGGGGCGTGCTCGCCCTGCTTGCGGTCGCCCTGCCTCTCGCGATCGCCGCGGTCAGCTGGCTCATCCCCCCACGGCGCGCAGAGCTCACGCGACGTACGGCGATCGCCTGA
- a CDS encoding helix-turn-helix domain-containing protein, with protein MAPPTRPASRFLAPAQVAELLSIGVDEVIDLLHEGRLRGAQLGSPPRWRVEESSLEGYLAEESENARRMALWRQSQVASFPEVWGTSSAHRS; from the coding sequence ATGGCACCCCCGACCCGGCCCGCGTCGCGATTCCTCGCCCCCGCACAGGTGGCCGAACTCCTGAGCATCGGTGTGGACGAGGTGATCGACCTCCTCCATGAAGGAAGGCTCCGCGGAGCGCAACTCGGATCGCCGCCGCGCTGGCGAGTCGAGGAGTCGAGTCTCGAGGGCTACCTGGCAGAGGAATCGGAGAACGCCCGCCGCATGGCGTTGTGGAGACAGTCGCAGGTCGCGAGCTTTCCGGAGGTCTGGGGCACCTCCTCGGCTCACCGCAGCTGA
- a CDS encoding P-loop NTPase gives MTAVVVAIPEPRASELAAELEMEGVTVLAILPLPAADLELPRDAEAIIVTAARAVLTAELVSTCDRAGVRILPLGGADSRLLGRLGLSAALPPEAAGWEVAAALRADADHVSAPRSRHPHRVIAVWGPHGAPGRSRIAIELAVELARSGRTTALVDADTVAPSLALLLGLSDDAPGIAAACRRAERGTLDATELTRLATTVATGGGEAVEVLAGINRPSRWPELGAARLRMALGACREWREETVVDVAGAFDADDEVTYDIAGPRRHAATSATLSEADLIVAVAAADPLGISRFLRDHAEVRRLTAPTPVSVVVNQVRPGPLGIDARGQVRRTLERFAGITDVTFLPFDQRAADASLLHARPMTDVTPRSTLVAGIRGLAATLSPVDAEPATAGSSRGSSRVARRLRSILGARGA, from the coding sequence GTGACGGCTGTCGTCGTGGCGATCCCGGAACCGCGCGCCAGCGAACTGGCTGCGGAGTTGGAGATGGAGGGAGTCACCGTACTCGCCATCCTGCCTCTGCCCGCCGCCGATCTCGAGCTCCCTCGTGACGCCGAGGCGATCATCGTGACGGCCGCACGTGCAGTACTCACGGCCGAGCTGGTTTCCACCTGCGATCGGGCGGGAGTCCGCATCCTCCCACTCGGGGGTGCCGACAGCCGCCTGCTCGGACGACTCGGCTTGTCTGCCGCGTTGCCGCCCGAGGCGGCCGGCTGGGAGGTCGCGGCGGCGTTGCGCGCCGATGCCGACCACGTGAGCGCACCTCGATCACGCCATCCGCACCGGGTCATCGCCGTGTGGGGGCCGCACGGCGCACCGGGCCGCTCCAGGATCGCCATCGAGCTCGCGGTGGAACTCGCACGGTCCGGCCGCACCACCGCCCTGGTCGACGCCGATACGGTCGCTCCATCACTCGCGCTGCTGCTCGGGCTCAGCGACGACGCACCCGGGATCGCTGCGGCCTGCCGTCGTGCCGAGCGAGGCACCCTCGACGCGACGGAGCTGACTCGACTCGCCACGACGGTCGCCACCGGCGGCGGCGAGGCGGTCGAGGTGCTCGCCGGTATAAACCGCCCGAGCCGGTGGCCGGAGCTGGGGGCGGCCCGTCTCCGAATGGCTTTGGGCGCGTGTCGGGAGTGGCGGGAAGAGACGGTCGTCGATGTGGCGGGAGCCTTCGATGCAGACGACGAGGTGACCTACGATATCGCCGGCCCTCGACGCCATGCCGCGACGTCGGCGACGCTGAGCGAAGCCGATCTGATCGTCGCCGTGGCCGCAGCCGATCCTCTGGGTATCAGCCGATTCCTCCGGGATCACGCAGAAGTCCGCCGGCTCACCGCGCCGACGCCGGTTTCGGTCGTCGTCAATCAGGTCCGGCCGGGACCGCTGGGGATCGATGCCCGCGGGCAGGTGCGACGCACGCTCGAGCGGTTCGCGGGAATCACGGACGTCACATTCCTCCCGTTCGACCAGCGCGCTGCCGATGCCTCGTTGCTGCATGCCCGCCCGATGACGGATGTCACACCGCGCTCGACGCTCGTCGCCGGCATTCGAGGGCTCGCGGCGACGCTGTCTCCCGTCGACGCGGAGCCCGCTACTGCCGGTAGCTCGCGAGGAAGTTCCCGAGTCGCTCGACGGCTTCGCTCAATACTCGGGGCTCGGGGAGCGTGA
- the secA gene encoding preprotein translocase subunit SecA, which produces MANPLEKLLRAGEGRVIRRLNQVVKAVGALEEDISKLTDDELRNETVELRARFEKGETLDQLMPEAFAAVREAAKRTLGMRAYDVQIMGGAALHLGNIAEMKTGEGKTLVATLPAYLNAIAGKGVHVITVNDFLASYQAELMGRVFRALGMTTGIIVSGQTPAVRREQYAADITYGTNNEFGFDYLRDNMAWRKEDLVQREHFFAIVDEVDSILIDEARTPLIISGPSSGEANRWFAEFAKIARTLEVGEDYEVDEKKRTVGVLEPGIEKVEDYLGIDNLYESANTPLISFLNNSIKALALFKKDTDYVVMNDEVMIVDEHTGRILVGRRYNEGIHQAIEAKEGVPVKAENQTLATVTLQNYFRLYDKLAGMTGTAETEAAEFMSTYKLGVIPIPTNRPMIRKDQSDLVYKNETAKFAQVVEDIAERHAAGQPVLVGTVSVEKSEYLSRLLAKKGVKHEVLNAKNHAREAEIVARAGRLGAVTVATNMAGRGTDIMLGGNAEFLAVQELKGKGLDPVETPEEYEVAWDETYESMKSIVAEEAEKVIEAGGLYVLGTERHESRRIDNQLRGRSGRQGDPGESRFYLSLTDDLMRLFQSGAAEAILARTNFPDDVPIESGLVSRAIRSAQSQVESRNAEMRKNVLKYDDVLNRQREAIYADRRHILQGDDIADRVQHFIEDAISGVVRDHTGEGHNESWDFDALWTELKTLYPVGVTIDEVVSEAAGRKGGITADGLTRELLSDAKIAYEAREEALGEAATRELERRVVLQVLDRRWRDHLYEMDYLKDGIGLRAMAQRDPLIEYQREGYAMFQSMMGQIKEESVGYLYNLEVEVRRAGDSQTAEVEAKGLASDGGEQRLEYSAANDAGEVEVRNDRGQVQQAATDRVRQAAARAQAPQTEPEEAPRGAFGQRTDAEAPAAGNREQRRAQGKKKK; this is translated from the coding sequence GTGGCCAATCCTCTTGAGAAGCTGCTGCGTGCGGGCGAGGGGCGGGTCATCCGCCGCCTGAATCAGGTCGTCAAGGCAGTGGGAGCGCTGGAAGAGGACATCTCCAAGCTCACCGACGACGAACTGCGCAATGAGACCGTCGAGCTGCGCGCGCGCTTCGAGAAGGGCGAGACGCTCGACCAGCTCATGCCCGAGGCCTTCGCCGCGGTACGAGAGGCAGCCAAGCGCACGCTCGGCATGCGCGCCTACGACGTGCAAATCATGGGTGGTGCCGCGCTCCACCTCGGCAACATCGCCGAGATGAAGACCGGTGAGGGCAAGACTCTCGTCGCGACCCTGCCCGCGTATCTGAACGCGATCGCCGGCAAGGGCGTGCACGTCATCACGGTCAACGACTTCCTCGCGAGCTACCAGGCCGAGCTGATGGGGCGTGTGTTCCGTGCCCTCGGCATGACCACGGGCATCATCGTCTCCGGCCAGACGCCCGCGGTCCGCCGGGAGCAGTACGCGGCCGACATCACGTACGGCACGAACAACGAGTTCGGCTTCGACTACCTGCGCGACAACATGGCGTGGCGCAAGGAAGACCTCGTCCAGCGTGAGCACTTCTTCGCGATCGTCGACGAGGTCGACTCGATCCTCATCGACGAGGCTCGTACGCCGCTCATCATCTCGGGCCCGTCCTCGGGCGAGGCGAACCGCTGGTTCGCCGAGTTCGCGAAGATCGCCCGCACGCTCGAGGTCGGCGAGGACTACGAGGTCGACGAGAAGAAGCGCACGGTCGGCGTGCTCGAGCCCGGTATCGAGAAGGTCGAGGACTACCTCGGCATCGACAACCTCTACGAGTCGGCCAACACCCCGCTGATCTCGTTCCTCAACAACTCGATCAAGGCACTCGCGCTGTTCAAGAAGGACACCGACTACGTCGTGATGAACGACGAGGTCATGATCGTCGACGAGCACACCGGCCGCATCCTGGTCGGACGCCGCTACAACGAGGGCATCCACCAGGCGATCGAGGCCAAGGAGGGCGTACCGGTCAAGGCCGAGAACCAGACTCTCGCCACGGTGACGCTGCAGAACTACTTCCGTCTCTACGACAAACTCGCCGGTATGACGGGTACGGCCGAGACCGAGGCCGCGGAGTTCATGTCGACCTACAAGCTCGGCGTCATCCCGATCCCGACCAACCGGCCGATGATCCGCAAGGACCAGTCCGACCTCGTCTACAAGAACGAGACCGCCAAGTTCGCGCAGGTCGTCGAGGACATCGCCGAGCGTCATGCCGCCGGCCAGCCGGTGCTGGTCGGAACGGTGAGCGTCGAGAAGAGCGAGTACCTCTCGCGCCTGCTCGCGAAGAAGGGCGTCAAGCACGAGGTCCTCAACGCGAAGAACCACGCACGCGAGGCCGAGATCGTCGCCCGCGCCGGACGTCTGGGCGCCGTCACCGTCGCCACGAACATGGCCGGCCGAGGCACCGACATCATGCTCGGCGGAAACGCCGAGTTCCTTGCGGTCCAGGAGCTCAAGGGCAAGGGGCTCGACCCCGTCGAGACGCCCGAGGAGTACGAGGTCGCGTGGGATGAGACCTACGAGTCGATGAAGAGCATCGTCGCCGAGGAGGCCGAGAAGGTCATCGAGGCCGGCGGGCTCTACGTGCTGGGCACCGAACGACACGAGTCGCGTCGCATCGACAACCAGCTCCGTGGCCGTTCCGGGCGTCAGGGCGACCCCGGTGAGAGCCGCTTCTACCTGAGCCTGACCGACGACCTGATGCGTCTGTTCCAGTCGGGTGCCGCGGAGGCGATCCTCGCCCGCACGAACTTCCCGGACGATGTGCCGATCGAGTCGGGCCTCGTCTCCCGAGCGATCCGCAGCGCCCAGTCCCAGGTCGAGTCGCGCAACGCCGAGATGCGCAAGAACGTCCTCAAGTACGACGACGTCCTGAATCGTCAGCGCGAGGCGATCTACGCCGACCGTCGACACATCCTGCAGGGCGATGACATCGCCGACCGCGTGCAGCACTTCATCGAGGATGCGATCAGCGGCGTGGTCCGCGACCACACCGGTGAGGGGCACAACGAGAGCTGGGACTTCGACGCGCTCTGGACCGAGCTCAAGACGCTCTACCCGGTCGGCGTGACGATCGACGAGGTCGTCTCGGAGGCTGCGGGGCGCAAGGGAGGGATCACGGCGGACGGACTCACCCGCGAGCTGCTCTCCGACGCGAAGATCGCATACGAGGCTCGCGAGGAGGCACTCGGCGAGGCTGCGACGCGCGAACTGGAACGTCGCGTGGTGCTCCAGGTGCTCGACCGCCGCTGGCGTGACCACCTCTACGAGATGGACTACCTCAAGGACGGCATCGGCCTGCGCGCGATGGCTCAGCGCGATCCGCTCATCGAGTACCAGCGCGAGGGCTACGCGATGTTCCAATCGATGATGGGGCAGATCAAGGAGGAATCCGTCGGGTACCTCTACAACCTCGAGGTCGAGGTGCGTCGGGCCGGAGATTCCCAGACCGCCGAGGTCGAGGCCAAGGGGCTCGCTTCCGACGGGGGAGAGCAGCGTCTCGAGTACTCCGCAGCGAACGATGCAGGCGAAGTCGAGGTCCGCAACGATCGCGGTCAGGTCCAGCAGGCGGCCACCGATCGGGTCCGTCAGGCGGCGGCTCGCGCTCAGGCCCCGCAGACCGAACCGGAAGAGGCGCCACGAGGCGCCTTCGGACAGCGCACCGATGCGGAGGCTCCGGCCGCCGGCAACCGCGAGCAGCGTCGCGCCCAGGGCAAGAAGAAGAAGTAG
- a CDS encoding SAF domain-containing protein has translation MASLSRPRRAFWGDTRFLVGIVLVVLSITAVWLIVTGSDQARPVLRADRTIVQGERLSAGDFQVIEVGLGLSGDDYLGPEDLQPGQVAARTLTKGEIVPTAALADADRDRSTTIVVESSTGIPGEVQAGSVVDVWFAPPLDDGRTYDTPRILVTDVVVRDVIESNGMLADTAARLELVIDRSDTADVLAAITGGAALSVLPVGAGS, from the coding sequence ATGGCTTCCCTCTCTCGCCCTCGGCGTGCGTTCTGGGGCGACACCCGCTTCCTCGTCGGGATCGTTCTGGTCGTGCTCTCCATCACCGCAGTGTGGCTCATCGTCACCGGATCCGACCAGGCGCGGCCGGTGCTCCGAGCCGACCGCACCATCGTGCAGGGCGAGAGGCTGAGTGCGGGCGACTTCCAGGTGATCGAAGTCGGGCTGGGCCTGTCCGGCGACGACTACCTCGGCCCCGAAGATCTGCAGCCCGGTCAGGTCGCGGCGCGCACACTCACGAAGGGCGAGATCGTGCCGACGGCTGCGCTGGCTGATGCCGACCGAGACCGCAGCACCACCATCGTGGTCGAGAGCAGCACCGGGATCCCCGGCGAGGTACAGGCCGGTTCGGTGGTCGACGTCTGGTTCGCCCCACCGCTCGACGACGGGCGCACGTACGACACTCCGCGAATCCTCGTCACGGATGTGGTCGTCCGCGACGTGATCGAGTCGAACGGCATGCTGGCAGATACCGCGGCCAGGCTCGAACTCGTGATCGACAGGAGCGATACAGCCGATGTGCTCGCCGCGATCACCGGAGGCGCAGCACTCTCCGTCCTCCCGGTCGGGGCCGGCTCGTGA
- a CDS encoding pyridoxal phosphate-dependent aminotransferase, whose protein sequence is MTPTRNFDQSSKLKNVLYEIRGNALVEAARLEAEGHKILKLNTGNPAIFGFDAPHQIVHDMLASLPSAHGYSDSKGIISARRAVVSRYEQIEGFPRFDPDDVYLGNGVSELITMTMQALLDEGDEVLIPAPDYPLWTAMTSLAGGTPVHYLCDEDDEWQPDLEDIRSKITPRTKALVIINPNNPTGVVYSRQILEGLVQIAREHELLLLSDEIYDRILFDGAVHIPTATLAPDLLCLTFNGLSKTYRVAGYRSGWMVITGPQGHAKGFIEGITLLASTRLCPNVPAQHAVQAALSGVQSIDALIAPTGRLREQRDIAWEGLESIPGVSCVKPQGALYAFPRLDPNVHEIRDDARLVYDLLVSEHILLVQGTGFNWATPDHLRLVTLPEPRVLSEAVERLGNFLASYRQ, encoded by the coding sequence ATGACACCAACGCGCAACTTCGACCAGTCGTCGAAGCTCAAGAACGTCCTGTACGAGATCCGCGGAAACGCGCTCGTCGAGGCGGCGCGTCTGGAGGCCGAAGGCCACAAGATCCTCAAGCTGAACACCGGGAATCCGGCGATCTTCGGCTTCGATGCTCCTCATCAGATCGTGCACGACATGCTTGCGTCGCTTCCGTCCGCGCATGGCTACAGCGACAGCAAGGGCATCATCTCGGCCCGCCGCGCGGTCGTGAGCCGCTACGAGCAGATCGAGGGCTTTCCCCGTTTCGACCCCGACGACGTCTATCTCGGCAACGGCGTCTCCGAGCTCATCACCATGACGATGCAGGCGCTGCTGGACGAGGGCGACGAGGTGCTCATCCCGGCCCCGGATTACCCCCTCTGGACAGCGATGACCAGCCTCGCCGGCGGCACGCCCGTGCATTATCTGTGCGATGAGGATGACGAGTGGCAGCCCGATCTCGAGGACATCCGCTCGAAGATCACGCCGCGCACCAAAGCTCTCGTCATCATCAACCCGAACAACCCCACCGGCGTCGTGTACTCGCGCCAGATCCTCGAGGGGCTCGTGCAGATCGCTCGTGAACATGAGCTCCTGCTGCTGTCGGATGAGATCTACGACCGGATTCTGTTCGACGGCGCCGTGCACATCCCCACCGCGACCCTCGCTCCCGATCTGCTCTGCCTGACATTCAACGGGCTGTCCAAGACCTATCGTGTCGCGGGCTACCGCTCGGGCTGGATGGTCATCACCGGGCCGCAGGGCCACGCCAAGGGATTCATCGAGGGCATCACGCTGCTGGCGTCGACGCGACTGTGTCCGAACGTTCCCGCCCAGCACGCGGTGCAGGCGGCGCTGTCGGGCGTACAGTCCATCGACGCGCTGATCGCCCCGACCGGTCGCCTGCGCGAACAGCGTGACATCGCGTGGGAAGGCCTCGAGTCGATCCCGGGGGTCTCGTGCGTCAAGCCGCAGGGAGCACTGTATGCGTTCCCGCGTCTCGATCCGAACGTGCATGAGATCCGGGACGACGCCCGCCTGGTCTACGACCTGCTCGTCTCGGAGCACATCCTCCTGGTGCAGGGGACGGGTTTCAACTGGGCGACCCCTGACCACCTCCGACTCGTCACGCTCCCCGAGCCCCGAGTATTGAGCGAAGCCGTCGAGCGACTCGGGAACTTCCTCGCGAGCTACCGGCAGTAG